From one Streptomyces chromofuscus genomic stretch:
- a CDS encoding sensor histidine kinase, giving the protein MGRLLRPLLRGTTYTRLLHLWVPVFVVSVWLFIDMSRPWVPALLAVPAGLIPAVRTGEGVQAQLLLTPGEASPGMSTAPSSTWRDRWRTVLWLEIRLALGAAVAFASVWLPITSADLTATALGHPQFDDNPLLWTGLPAWLYGLLVPLPLIALYAAVVALGHMVTAAARRLLGPSAAEQLAALEERTEQLLERTRIARELHDSIGHALTVAVVQAGAARTAGDPAFTERALVAIEETGRAALEDLERVLGVLRESERPVSSRPTLADAERLLESARASGAKVDAEVTGPVDTVPGPVSREGYRILQESLTNVLRHAGAVPVRVRVDVADGVLTLDVRNPLSGASPGPGRGSGLRGIRERAALLGGRARTGADEGDWQVRVELPLR; this is encoded by the coding sequence ATGGGCCGGCTGCTGCGCCCCTTGCTGCGGGGGACGACGTACACACGCTTGCTGCACCTGTGGGTGCCGGTGTTCGTGGTGAGTGTTTGGCTCTTCATCGACATGTCGAGGCCATGGGTGCCCGCGCTGCTGGCCGTCCCCGCCGGGCTGATACCGGCCGTGCGGACGGGCGAGGGAGTGCAGGCTCAGCTGCTGCTCACGCCCGGCGAGGCCAGTCCGGGGATGTCCACGGCGCCGTCGTCGACCTGGCGGGACCGGTGGCGCACCGTGTTGTGGCTGGAGATCCGGCTGGCGCTCGGCGCGGCGGTCGCGTTCGCGTCGGTCTGGCTGCCCATCACGTCCGCCGACCTGACCGCCACCGCGCTGGGGCACCCGCAGTTCGACGACAACCCCCTGCTGTGGACCGGTCTGCCCGCGTGGCTCTACGGCCTGCTGGTGCCGCTGCCCCTGATCGCGCTGTACGCCGCGGTGGTCGCCCTCGGTCACATGGTCACCGCTGCGGCACGCCGGCTCCTCGGCCCCTCCGCGGCCGAACAGCTCGCCGCACTGGAGGAGCGCACCGAGCAACTGCTGGAACGCACGCGTATCGCCCGTGAGTTGCACGACTCCATCGGTCATGCCCTCACCGTGGCGGTGGTGCAGGCGGGCGCGGCGCGGACGGCGGGCGACCCCGCGTTCACCGAGCGTGCCCTGGTCGCGATCGAGGAGACCGGGCGGGCCGCTCTGGAGGACCTGGAGCGCGTGCTGGGCGTCCTGCGCGAGTCGGAGCGCCCGGTGAGCTCGCGGCCCACTCTGGCCGACGCCGAGCGGCTGCTGGAGTCGGCGCGCGCGTCCGGGGCGAAGGTCGACGCGGAGGTGACCGGCCCGGTGGACACCGTGCCGGGCCCGGTCTCACGCGAGGGATACCGCATCCTCCAGGAGTCGCTGACCAACGTGCTGCGGCACGCGGGAGCCGTCCCGGTCCGCGTGCGGGTCGACGTGGCGGACGGCGTCCTGACACTGGACGTCCGCAATCCCCTGTCCGGGGCGTCACCCGGACCGGGGCGGGGCAGCGGCCTGCGGGGCATACGCGAGCGCGCGGCCCTGCTCGGCGGGCGCGCGCGAACCGGTGCGGACGAGGGTGACTGGCAGGTGCGCGTGGAGCTGCCGTTGCGCTGA
- a CDS encoding response regulator transcription factor has translation MPVTVLLVDDEPLVRAGLRAVLEAQPDIEVVGEAADGAAVIPLVRQLRPDVVAMDVRMPLLDGIEATRAVLRTVEEPPKILVVTTFENDEFVYAALRSGAAGFLLKRARPAEIVHAVRLVAEGESLLFPASVRQLAAEYGDSGGNRAARAVLERAHLTEREAEVLRLMTRGLSNAEIAGRLVVGTETVKSHVSAVLAKLGARDRTQAVITAYESGFVSPG, from the coding sequence ATGCCGGTCACCGTTCTCCTCGTCGACGACGAACCGCTCGTACGGGCAGGTCTGCGGGCCGTGCTGGAGGCACAGCCCGACATCGAGGTCGTCGGCGAGGCGGCCGACGGGGCCGCGGTGATTCCGCTGGTCCGGCAACTGCGCCCGGACGTGGTCGCGATGGACGTGCGGATGCCGCTGCTGGACGGCATCGAGGCCACGCGCGCGGTCCTGCGGACGGTCGAGGAGCCGCCGAAGATCCTGGTCGTGACGACGTTCGAGAACGACGAGTTCGTGTACGCGGCACTGCGGTCCGGGGCGGCGGGGTTCCTGCTGAAGCGGGCGCGGCCCGCCGAGATCGTGCACGCGGTGCGCCTGGTCGCCGAGGGCGAGTCGCTGCTGTTCCCCGCGTCGGTACGGCAGTTGGCCGCGGAGTACGGCGACAGCGGCGGGAACCGCGCGGCCCGGGCGGTGCTGGAGCGGGCGCACCTGACCGAGCGGGAGGCGGAGGTGCTGCGGCTGATGACCCGCGGGCTGTCGAACGCGGAGATCGCCGGGCGCCTGGTCGTCGGCACGGAGACGGTGAAGTCGCACGTCAGCGCCGTTCTGGCGAAGCTCGGGGCGCGGGACCGCACGCAGGCGGTGATCACGGCGTACGAGTCGGGGTTCGTCTCGCCCGGCTGA
- a CDS encoding ROK family transcriptional regulator, giving the protein MGRLTGGDPSLLRRINSAVVLHALRATDCATLTEITRVTGLSRPTVEGVVEGLIEAGLVVEKAAEEGAARRQGRPARRFRFRAEAGHLLGLEIGPHRVAALLADLDGRIVGAQAKDVDETADADERLERLRTAVAELLRRAGVARGSLRAVGAATPGIVEADGTVRLGTALPGWTGLRLGERLSRSFKCPVLVENDANAAAVAEHWKGSATESDDVVFVLAGLSPGAGSLIGGRLHRGYGGAAGEIGALHLLGREATPETLLSTTDEPLHPLDEQAVAQVFAQAREGDQRAMAAVERFIQRLVHDVAALVLALDPELVVIGGWAAGLDGVLDPLRRELARYCLRPPKVALSMLGEAAVATGALRLALDHVEEQLFAVDGTVTARR; this is encoded by the coding sequence TTGGGGCGGCTGACCGGCGGGGATCCCTCGCTGCTGCGAAGGATCAATTCCGCGGTGGTGCTGCACGCGCTGCGTGCCACGGACTGCGCGACGCTGACGGAGATCACCCGGGTGACCGGGCTGTCCCGGCCCACCGTCGAGGGCGTGGTCGAGGGGCTGATCGAAGCCGGTCTCGTGGTCGAGAAGGCGGCGGAGGAGGGTGCCGCACGGCGTCAGGGGCGGCCGGCGCGGCGGTTCCGGTTCCGGGCCGAGGCCGGGCACCTGCTGGGGCTGGAGATCGGGCCGCACCGGGTGGCCGCGCTGCTCGCGGACCTGGACGGGCGGATCGTCGGCGCGCAGGCCAAGGACGTCGACGAGACGGCTGACGCCGACGAGCGGCTGGAGCGGCTGCGCACCGCCGTCGCCGAGCTGCTGCGCCGGGCCGGGGTCGCGCGGGGCTCGCTGCGGGCGGTGGGGGCGGCGACGCCCGGCATCGTCGAGGCGGACGGCACCGTGAGGCTGGGCACCGCGCTGCCGGGCTGGACCGGGCTGCGCCTCGGGGAACGGCTGAGCCGCTCGTTCAAGTGCCCGGTGCTGGTGGAGAACGACGCCAACGCGGCGGCGGTCGCCGAGCACTGGAAGGGGTCCGCCACCGAGTCCGACGACGTGGTGTTCGTGCTGGCGGGGCTGAGCCCGGGCGCCGGTTCGCTGATCGGCGGGCGGCTGCACCGGGGGTACGGCGGGGCGGCCGGTGAGATCGGCGCACTGCACCTGCTGGGCCGTGAGGCGACGCCGGAGACGTTGCTGTCCACCACGGACGAACCCCTGCACCCGCTGGACGAGCAGGCGGTCGCCCAGGTCTTCGCGCAGGCGCGCGAGGGCGACCAGCGGGCCATGGCCGCCGTCGAACGGTTCATCCAGCGGCTCGTGCACGACGTGGCCGCGCTCGTGCTGGCCCTGGACCCGGAGTTGGTCGTCATCGGCGGCTGGGCGGCGGGGCTGGACGGCGTCCTGGATCCGCTGCGGCGGGAACTGGCCCGCTATTGTCTGCGGCCGCCGAAGGTGGCGCTGTCGATGCTGGGCGAGGCCGCGGTGGCGACCGGGGCGCTGCGGCTGGCCCTGGACCATGTCGAGGAGCAGCTGTTCGCGGTGGACGGCACCGTCACCGCGCGCCGGTGA
- a CDS encoding GntR family transcriptional regulator — MGTTQLESVPEPKYWHLKTVLTEALDSEFSVGEILPNERDLAARFGVARATLRQALEQLELEGRLQRRRGVGTTVAPPRVGVDVGTEQHAWPGVPGDAWQAVDCSVAAPPAAVADALETGRDEPVHIVRRTRTTHGQPVAAELLYVPQASVAGLSAIDAPSGAARARAVLRELQHLDLEGQDRAVELGSARADDAKELDRLPGAPVLVVTTRFHAAGRTAAVSVATYRADTCRLTFGDSGGVEIHEDPQRRAS, encoded by the coding sequence GTGGGGACCACGCAGCTGGAATCGGTGCCGGAACCTAAGTACTGGCATCTCAAGACCGTGCTCACGGAGGCACTGGACTCCGAGTTCTCGGTGGGCGAGATCCTGCCCAACGAGCGCGACCTCGCCGCCCGCTTCGGCGTGGCCCGCGCCACGCTCCGCCAGGCCCTGGAACAGCTGGAACTGGAAGGCAGGCTGCAACGCCGCCGCGGTGTCGGCACGACCGTCGCCCCGCCGCGCGTGGGCGTCGACGTCGGCACCGAACAGCACGCGTGGCCCGGCGTGCCCGGTGACGCCTGGCAGGCCGTCGATTGCTCCGTCGCGGCCCCGCCGGCCGCGGTCGCCGACGCCCTGGAGACCGGTCGCGACGAGCCCGTCCACATCGTGCGCCGCACCCGTACGACCCACGGGCAGCCGGTCGCCGCCGAGCTGCTGTACGTCCCCCAGGCGTCGGTCGCGGGCCTGTCCGCCATCGACGCCCCGTCGGGTGCCGCACGCGCGCGTGCGGTGCTGCGCGAACTGCAGCACCTGGACCTGGAGGGTCAGGACCGTGCCGTCGAGCTGGGCTCGGCCCGCGCCGACGACGCCAAGGAGCTCGACCGCCTGCCGGGCGCCCCGGTCCTGGTCGTCACCACCCGCTTCCACGCCGCCGGCCGCACCGCGGCGGTCTCCGTGGCCACGTACCGCGCGGACACCTGCCGGCTGACGTTCGGCGACTCGGGAGGCGTGGAGATCCACGAGGACCCGCAGCGCCGGGCGTCCTGA
- a CDS encoding RNA polymerase sigma-70 factor, which translates to MTADTATEVFEKHRSVLLGVAYRMLGRVADAEDVVQDAWLRWSGADHADVRDSRGYLVRVTTRLSLDRLRQIKSRNEAYVGPWLPEPYLTEFGDTAPDSAERAVLADSVSFAVLVVLESLSPLERAVFVLREAFGYPYADIAAMLDRAEPAVRQLAARARRHVEERRPRYDVDPAQRRDLTERFLAAAGDGDLDGLMALLAPDVRLVGDSGGKARAPLRVLEGADHVGRFLAGAARKGIADMSFRFLEVNGGPALLVLSGGKPDMVFQLDVLDGRVQAVYVIRNPDKLRSLAIA; encoded by the coding sequence GTGACCGCCGACACCGCCACCGAGGTCTTCGAAAAGCATCGCTCCGTCCTGCTGGGCGTCGCCTACCGCATGCTCGGCCGCGTCGCCGACGCGGAAGACGTGGTCCAGGACGCCTGGCTGCGCTGGTCCGGCGCCGACCACGCGGACGTCCGCGATTCGCGCGGATACCTGGTGCGCGTCACCACCCGCCTCTCCCTCGACCGGCTGCGCCAGATCAAGTCCCGCAACGAGGCGTACGTCGGCCCCTGGCTGCCCGAGCCGTACCTCACCGAGTTCGGGGACACCGCACCCGACAGCGCGGAGCGGGCCGTGCTCGCGGACTCCGTCTCCTTCGCCGTCCTCGTCGTCCTGGAGTCGTTGTCGCCGCTTGAGCGGGCGGTGTTCGTGCTGCGGGAGGCCTTCGGCTACCCCTACGCCGACATCGCCGCCATGCTCGACCGCGCCGAGCCCGCCGTACGGCAGCTCGCCGCGCGGGCCCGCCGGCACGTCGAGGAGCGGCGGCCGCGCTACGACGTGGACCCCGCCCAGCGCCGCGACCTCACCGAGCGGTTCCTCGCCGCGGCGGGGGACGGCGACCTCGACGGCCTCATGGCGCTGCTCGCGCCCGACGTCCGCCTCGTCGGCGACAGTGGCGGCAAGGCCAGGGCGCCGCTGCGGGTGCTGGAGGGCGCCGACCACGTCGGCCGCTTCCTTGCCGGGGCCGCCCGCAAGGGCATCGCGGACATGTCGTTCCGGTTCCTGGAAGTGAACGGCGGTCCCGCGCTCCTGGTCCTGTCCGGCGGCAAGCCCGACATGGTGTTCCAGCTGGACGTCCTGGACGGACGCGTCCAGGCGGTCTACGTCATCCGTAACCCCGACAAGCTGCGGTCGCTGGCCATCGCCTAG
- a CDS encoding alpha/beta fold hydrolase translates to MSATVSFEVPTPRGPRTMNLAYTRVGTGEPLVLLHGIGHHRQVWDPVVPVLAVERDVICVDLPGCGESPALPGGLAYDLPTTTAVLGALCEALGLDRPHVAGNSLGGLLALQLGRDRLVRSVTALSPAGFWSQAERRYAFTVLMAMRQIARRMPPPVVEALARPAVGRTLLTSTIYARPGRRSPEAVVAETLALARAQGFSETLRSGREVRFTDTITGIPVTVAWGSRDRLLVPRQGIRAKYVLPKARLVRLPGCGHVPMNDDPALVARVLLDGSRSVATQTP, encoded by the coding sequence ATGTCCGCCACCGTCTCCTTCGAGGTCCCCACCCCGCGCGGTCCGCGCACCATGAACCTGGCGTACACGCGCGTGGGCACTGGTGAACCGCTGGTCCTGCTGCACGGCATAGGTCACCACCGGCAGGTGTGGGACCCGGTCGTGCCCGTCCTGGCCGTCGAGCGGGACGTGATCTGCGTGGACCTGCCGGGGTGCGGTGAGTCCCCGGCGCTCCCGGGCGGGCTGGCGTACGACCTGCCGACGACGACCGCCGTGCTCGGCGCCCTGTGCGAGGCGCTGGGGCTGGACCGCCCCCACGTGGCGGGCAATTCGCTGGGCGGCCTGCTGGCCCTCCAGCTCGGCCGGGACCGGCTGGTGCGCTCCGTCACCGCTCTGTCGCCCGCCGGGTTCTGGTCGCAGGCGGAGCGGCGTTACGCCTTCACCGTGCTGATGGCGATGCGGCAGATCGCGCGGCGGATGCCGCCGCCCGTCGTCGAGGCACTCGCCCGGCCAGCGGTGGGCCGCACCCTCCTGACGAGCACCATCTACGCCCGCCCGGGGCGCCGATCGCCCGAGGCGGTGGTCGCCGAGACGCTGGCGCTGGCCCGCGCCCAAGGGTTCTCGGAGACCCTCCGGAGCGGCCGGGAGGTTCGGTTCACCGACACCATCACCGGCATTCCCGTCACCGTCGCCTGGGGCAGCAGGGACCGGCTGCTGGTGCCCCGGCAGGGAATCCGGGCCAAGTACGTCCTGCCCAAGGCCCGGCTGGTCCGGCTGCCCGGCTGCGGTCACGTCCCCATGAACGACGACCCGGCGCTCGTCGCGCGCGTACTGCTCGACGGCAGCCGGTCCGTGGCGACGCAGACGCCCTGA
- a CDS encoding SWIM zinc finger family protein, which yields MTRSLQAVAYRRPSVLESAADGQRLGLETSRGATPSGVRDHPRFFTGFLTTPQAASAGLLAVADVAAARYYQRQLRASLDPVVTGNGDRLRFESFSGCGGVYARLDVLEAGLDGDAVGHGTTNVDVNNPLREALSRMGSTDPLHLRVGPDELAVTTLDGPVVEKKVPLPDRWLRGFAEAQVVAAGFDLRAELPAPEAVRFLRSLPRGGGRGASGGARWVVPAGRGLRPSTRAVPGAVCLPGPERLIALQRVLRHATALRVHGPAVTGDTAATASAWEVVLPGMRLTLTLSPDASRGFSGEGGVLDALTTDEAAEDAELISVLLAWEPRVDVPDLAAASGLTAERVRAALVRLGTSGRVGYDVAEAAYFHRELPYDAERVERHNPRLRSARALVAAGAVALDGAVATVTAEDGHVHRVREQAGVLSCSCLWWAKYRGGRGPCKHALAVRMVRRGVAAEQAGQTERVDGGAR from the coding sequence ATGACGCGATCTTTGCAGGCCGTGGCCTATCGGCGACCCTCCGTGCTGGAGTCCGCGGCGGACGGACAGCGACTGGGTCTGGAGACCTCACGAGGAGCGACGCCCTCGGGTGTGCGCGACCATCCACGGTTCTTCACGGGCTTTCTGACGACACCTCAAGCAGCGTCCGCGGGCCTGCTGGCGGTGGCGGACGTAGCGGCCGCGCGGTACTACCAGCGGCAGCTGCGCGCCTCGCTCGACCCGGTGGTGACGGGCAACGGCGACCGGCTGCGCTTCGAGTCGTTCTCCGGCTGCGGCGGGGTGTACGCGCGCCTGGACGTTCTGGAGGCGGGACTCGACGGCGACGCGGTGGGGCACGGGACGACGAACGTCGACGTCAACAACCCGCTGCGCGAGGCGCTGTCGCGGATGGGCTCCACCGACCCGCTCCACCTCCGGGTCGGCCCTGACGAACTGGCGGTGACCACGCTGGACGGCCCGGTCGTGGAGAAGAAGGTCCCGCTTCCGGACCGCTGGCTGCGGGGGTTCGCCGAGGCCCAGGTCGTCGCCGCCGGCTTCGACCTGCGGGCCGAGCTGCCGGCCCCCGAGGCGGTGCGGTTCCTGCGGTCGCTGCCCCGTGGAGGCGGGCGCGGCGCGTCGGGCGGCGCCCGCTGGGTGGTGCCGGCCGGTCGCGGGCTGCGGCCGAGCACCCGGGCCGTCCCGGGTGCGGTGTGCCTGCCCGGCCCGGAACGGCTGATCGCGCTCCAGCGGGTGCTGCGGCACGCGACGGCCCTGCGGGTCCACGGCCCGGCGGTCACCGGCGACACCGCCGCGACGGCCTCGGCCTGGGAGGTCGTCCTGCCCGGCATGCGGCTCACCCTGACGCTGTCCCCCGACGCCTCACGCGGATTCTCCGGCGAGGGCGGTGTCCTGGACGCCCTGACCACCGACGAGGCCGCCGAGGACGCCGAGCTGATCTCCGTGCTGCTGGCCTGGGAGCCCCGCGTCGACGTCCCCGACCTCGCCGCGGCCTCCGGGCTGACCGCCGAACGCGTCCGGGCGGCCCTGGTCCGCCTCGGCACCTCGGGCCGCGTCGGCTACGACGTGGCGGAGGCGGCCTACTTCCACCGCGAACTGCCCTACGACGCCGAGCGCGTGGAGCGGCACAACCCGCGCCTGCGGTCCGCCCGCGCCCTGGTGGCGGCGGGCGCGGTCGCCCTGGACGGCGCGGTGGCCACGGTGACGGCGGAGGACGGGCATGTGCACCGGGTGCGCGAACAAGCAGGGGTGCTGAGCTGCAGCTGCCTGTGGTGGGCGAAGTACCGGGGCGGGCGCGGGCCGTGCAAACACGCGCTGGCGGTACGCATGGTGCGGCGCGGGGTCGCCGCGGAGCAGGCCGGGCAGACGGAGCGGGTCGACGGGGGTGCGCGATGA
- a CDS encoding DUF7824 domain-containing protein: MSALMELVRAGRTVEVVGLLDGMTDAERRSCFPELKALRKELRAAPWEADARRAYPALHAAGAACQTGAAGVAAWIAAADLRWSRVSPGVLLHVLGDRETDWLADVTHRLARRPVTASVPYELMAGLVRLSGCPVPTTDAYVRGWVDHLHGSWQRGGTLLDRLRQDPHLRELVAALFETDDIGSRLQWPTQEGPDSWTGALAQLTVEGALDRGATVDACVARLLRGGPAADQRVFLRLLKCLALTPDEERQRTADWLALASDAASTVASHAQSVLGALALDGGLAPRQVAEMSEAVLFRTERKLVRAQLVLLGKVLTRDASTAGELLPAVARAFGHEDAEVQERALKLAERHVRKLDSVQARTDLALAAEQLIPLLRARAVGALGAAPADPEPTGHEELLPPPPRPARLAPAAASAVELAEEVGAALAAEPGVTGFERALDGLVRHAYRDREALLSALEPVVARRWWDSAAGVVSDDRFGGSYGAVSEAADGLDLVLATLRGKVRTATLHARVQRGSASRDCVHGALFRAFECRLWEVAYRMRTDPLPLLLSTPTWSTGLLEPAELVDRLDTYRRLGARVAATDFAQALLRVRRADRDAAESAARRAAALGTAEGTRLAAWLASGPPALPTFRRRTSGRRVLVELGEVLDLQHDFPAEFRPLGRPTSVFEERRWCYHWDDDMRQHWSALLPERRELVAARLLRDLSDLAVDDFRGAAAALPSLAESGGEAGEAVHLGVAYGLGARHAEDRLAAVDALLVLAARGHLDAARLGADLGQLVRRGAVKTQRLADAARTAAVTGANATIWSVLSRTLPILLADLATGGTAAPARGLGELLAVAAECAERSGARGELPHLAQAAARRGSSRLATQARRLRSALGEEVAA; the protein is encoded by the coding sequence ATGAGTGCGCTGATGGAGCTGGTACGAGCGGGCCGCACGGTCGAGGTGGTGGGCCTGCTGGACGGGATGACGGACGCCGAACGGCGGTCCTGCTTTCCGGAATTGAAGGCGTTGCGCAAGGAGTTGCGGGCGGCGCCCTGGGAGGCGGACGCGCGTCGTGCGTATCCCGCCCTGCACGCGGCCGGAGCGGCGTGCCAGACGGGGGCGGCGGGGGTGGCCGCCTGGATCGCGGCCGCCGACCTGCGGTGGTCGCGGGTCTCGCCGGGCGTGCTGCTGCACGTCCTGGGCGACCGGGAGACCGACTGGCTGGCGGACGTGACGCACCGGCTGGCGCGGCGCCCGGTAACCGCCTCGGTGCCGTACGAGTTGATGGCCGGTCTGGTGCGGCTCTCCGGCTGCCCGGTGCCGACGACCGACGCCTACGTCCGGGGCTGGGTCGATCATCTGCACGGCTCGTGGCAGCGCGGGGGCACGCTGCTCGACCGGCTGCGGCAGGACCCGCATCTGCGGGAGCTCGTCGCCGCACTGTTCGAGACCGACGACATCGGCAGCCGGTTGCAGTGGCCGACCCAGGAAGGCCCGGACAGCTGGACCGGCGCGCTGGCGCAGCTGACCGTCGAGGGCGCCCTCGACCGCGGGGCGACGGTCGACGCGTGCGTGGCCCGGCTGCTGCGGGGTGGTCCGGCCGCCGATCAGCGGGTGTTCCTCCGGCTGCTGAAGTGCCTCGCGCTCACCCCGGACGAGGAGCGGCAGCGGACGGCCGACTGGCTCGCGCTGGCCTCGGACGCCGCGTCGACGGTGGCCTCGCACGCCCAGTCGGTCCTCGGGGCCCTGGCCCTGGACGGCGGTCTGGCCCCACGTCAGGTGGCGGAGATGTCGGAGGCAGTGCTGTTCCGGACCGAGCGGAAGCTCGTGCGGGCGCAGCTCGTGCTGCTGGGAAAGGTGCTCACGCGGGACGCGTCCACGGCAGGCGAGCTGCTGCCGGCCGTCGCCCGGGCCTTCGGGCACGAGGACGCGGAAGTCCAGGAACGGGCGCTGAAGCTGGCCGAACGGCATGTCCGGAAGCTCGACTCGGTCCAGGCACGGACAGATCTCGCCCTCGCGGCCGAGCAGTTGATCCCGCTACTGCGCGCCAGGGCGGTCGGGGCGCTCGGCGCGGCACCCGCGGACCCGGAGCCGACGGGCCACGAGGAGCTGCTGCCTCCGCCACCCCGGCCGGCGCGCCTGGCCCCCGCCGCCGCGTCCGCGGTGGAGCTGGCCGAGGAGGTGGGCGCGGCGCTGGCCGCCGAGCCCGGCGTGACGGGATTCGAGCGTGCCCTGGACGGTCTGGTGCGGCACGCGTACCGGGACCGCGAGGCCTTGCTGTCGGCGCTGGAGCCGGTGGTCGCCCGGCGCTGGTGGGACAGCGCCGCCGGCGTCGTGTCGGACGACCGCTTCGGCGGTTCGTACGGCGCCGTGTCCGAAGCTGCCGACGGTCTCGACCTCGTGCTCGCCACCCTGCGCGGCAAGGTCCGCACCGCCACACTGCACGCGCGTGTGCAGCGGGGTTCGGCCTCCCGCGACTGTGTGCACGGTGCCCTCTTCAGGGCGTTCGAGTGCCGGCTGTGGGAGGTGGCGTACCGGATGCGCACCGATCCACTGCCCTTGCTGCTGTCCACCCCGACCTGGAGCACAGGCCTGCTGGAACCGGCCGAGCTGGTCGACCGCCTCGACACCTACCGGCGGCTGGGCGCCCGGGTCGCGGCCACCGACTTCGCGCAGGCCCTGCTGCGGGTGCGCCGCGCGGACCGGGACGCGGCCGAGTCCGCGGCCCGGCGGGCCGCGGCCCTCGGCACGGCGGAGGGGACACGGCTAGCCGCCTGGCTGGCCTCGGGCCCACCCGCGCTGCCCACGTTCCGGCGGCGGACCTCGGGGCGGCGTGTCCTGGTCGAGCTCGGCGAGGTGCTCGACCTGCAGCACGACTTCCCGGCGGAGTTCCGGCCGCTGGGCCGGCCGACGAGCGTCTTCGAGGAACGCCGGTGGTGCTACCACTGGGACGACGACATGCGGCAGCACTGGTCGGCCCTTCTCCCGGAGCGGCGCGAACTGGTGGCGGCGCGCCTGCTGCGGGACCTGTCCGACCTGGCCGTGGACGACTTCCGAGGTGCCGCCGCCGCACTGCCGTCGCTCGCCGAGTCCGGCGGCGAGGCGGGCGAGGCCGTCCATCTGGGCGTGGCCTACGGGCTCGGCGCGCGGCACGCGGAGGACCGGCTCGCCGCCGTGGACGCGCTGCTGGTGCTCGCCGCGCGCGGGCATCTGGACGCGGCCCGGCTGGGCGCGGACCTCGGACAGCTGGTCCGGCGCGGCGCGGTGAAGACGCAGCGGCTGGCCGATGCGGCGCGGACGGCGGCGGTCACCGGCGCCAACGCCACCATATGGAGCGTCCTCAGCCGAACCCTGCCCATCCTGCTCGCCGACCTCGCGACCGGCGGGACGGCCGCTCCGGCCAGAGGGCTCGGGGAGCTGCTGGCGGTCGCGGCCGAGTGCGCCGAGCGGTCCGGGGCGCGCGGCGAACTGCCCCACCTGGCCCAGGCGGCGGCCCGGCGTGGCTCCTCGCGTCTGGCGACACAGGCGCGCCGGCTGCGCAGTGCACTGGGCGAGGAGGTGGCCGCATGA